A DNA window from Streptomyces sp. 71268 contains the following coding sequences:
- a CDS encoding thiamine-phosphate kinase, protein MKGTVGELGEFGLIRELTSRLTSTPAVRLGPGDDAAVVAAPDRRVVASTDVLLEGRHFRRDWSTAYDVGRKAAAQNLADIAAMGAVPTALLLGLVVPADLPATWANELMDGLRDECQVAGAAVVGGDVVRGETITVAITALGDLRNHEPVTRAGARPGDVVAVTGWLGWSAAGHAVLSRGFRSPRAFVEAHRRPEPPYHAGPAAAGLGATAMTDVSDGLVADLGHIAEASKVRIDLSSASIDIPSQMSDIGQAVGVDPLQWVLNGGEDHAIVATFPSDVKLPARWKVIGEVRNPSALPQVTVDGAPWAKAGWDHFSDIEESAGS, encoded by the coding sequence ATGAAGGGCACCGTGGGCGAGTTGGGAGAGTTCGGGCTGATCAGGGAGCTCACTTCCCGACTCACCAGCACCCCGGCGGTCCGCCTGGGGCCGGGGGATGACGCCGCGGTGGTCGCAGCGCCCGACCGACGGGTCGTGGCCAGCACCGACGTACTGCTCGAAGGGCGGCACTTCCGCCGCGACTGGTCCACGGCGTACGACGTCGGCCGCAAGGCGGCGGCGCAGAACCTCGCGGACATCGCCGCCATGGGGGCCGTGCCCACCGCGTTGCTGCTCGGTCTCGTCGTCCCCGCGGACCTCCCCGCGACGTGGGCCAATGAGTTGATGGACGGCCTGCGCGACGAGTGCCAGGTGGCGGGCGCCGCGGTGGTCGGCGGCGACGTGGTGCGCGGCGAGACGATCACCGTGGCCATCACGGCCCTGGGCGACCTGCGCAACCACGAACCGGTGACCCGCGCCGGGGCCCGGCCGGGTGACGTCGTCGCCGTCACGGGCTGGCTGGGTTGGTCGGCGGCCGGCCACGCCGTGCTCTCGCGCGGCTTCCGCTCGCCCCGTGCCTTCGTCGAGGCGCACCGTCGCCCCGAACCCCCGTACCACGCCGGGCCTGCCGCGGCGGGGCTCGGGGCCACGGCGATGACGGACGTCAGCGATGGCCTGGTCGCCGACCTCGGACACATCGCCGAGGCCAGCAAGGTCCGGATCGACCTGAGTTCCGCGTCGATAGACATTCCCTCGCAGATGTCGGACATCGGCCAGGCGGTTGGCGTGGACCCGCTGCAATGGGTGCTCAACGGCGGCGAGGACCACGCGATCGTCGCGACCTTCCCCTCCGACGTGAAGCTGCCCGCGCGCTGGAAGGTGATCGGCGAGGTCCGCAACCCGTCGGCGCTGCCCCAGGTGACGGTGGACGGCGCTCCGTGGGCCAAGGCCGGTTGGGACCACTTCAGCGACATCGAGGAATCCGCGGGAAGCTGA
- a CDS encoding DAK2 domain-containing protein codes for MPHTFDAEAVRTWCGLALEALGRAREGIDAINVYPVADGDTGTNLYLTVESAAQAVGAAFNGHAATGTASRPSLGDAIGAMAHGALIGAHGNSGTILAQMLRGMADVFAEQYEADDATDDARGEGDARHASGVVLSRALLRAADSARNAVARPVEGTVLTVAASAAAAAARAAGARPAEHGASAPYGAETGHGAATGHGARTGHGAEAGHGAVTGHGAEQGAVYGAATASEGGAAPGTRSTPATRWAAVPVGAVARAAYEGACAALDATTGQLDVLARAGVVDAGGYGLVTVLGALAETLTGERTTAPTGPLRAALGSHGLGPGSSDPEPHEPRRPAAPPAPLTPTERSADVDAPYGAATPERAPAGAGPSGRPTGCDGEPITGPAYEVIYLLEADDTAVARLRGRLDALGDSLVIVGGDGLWNVHVHVDDAGAAVEAGIQAGRPYRLRITHFGAAAERRLHRETAPREPQRTDGARGTVHGARGERAARSVVLVVPGDGLAALCGEAGATVVTARPGEPPASGELVDAIRRAHAHEVVLLPNDAELRHTAAAAAAQMRTEGVRVALIPTRSVVQGIAALAVHEGDRGFDEDVVAMTSAAGATRYAELAVAERQSWTMAGVCQAGDVLGLIDGDVVVIGADLLATARTVLDRMLAAGGEMVTLVLGAGVPNNLAERLEEHVRERHLAVDTVSYRGEQPSAPLLIGIE; via the coding sequence GTGCCGCACACGTTCGACGCCGAGGCGGTACGTACGTGGTGCGGGCTGGCACTGGAGGCGTTGGGGCGCGCCCGCGAGGGGATCGACGCCATCAACGTCTACCCGGTCGCGGACGGTGACACCGGCACCAACCTCTACCTCACCGTCGAGTCCGCCGCGCAGGCCGTCGGCGCCGCCTTCAACGGCCACGCGGCTACCGGTACCGCGTCCAGGCCGAGCCTGGGCGACGCGATAGGAGCCATGGCGCACGGTGCGCTGATCGGCGCGCACGGTAACTCCGGCACCATCCTGGCCCAGATGTTGCGCGGGATGGCGGACGTATTCGCCGAGCAGTACGAGGCGGATGATGCGACGGACGACGCGCGAGGCGAAGGTGACGCACGCCACGCCAGTGGGGTTGTCCTGTCCCGCGCGCTGCTCCGCGCGGCCGATTCCGCCCGGAACGCGGTCGCCCGGCCCGTTGAGGGCACGGTCCTGACGGTCGCCGCCTCGGCGGCAGCGGCAGCGGCGCGGGCGGCGGGCGCCCGCCCCGCGGAGCACGGGGCGTCGGCGCCGTACGGAGCCGAAACGGGGCACGGGGCCGCGACGGGGCACGGAGCCCGCACGGGGCACGGGGCCGAAGCGGGGCACGGTGCGGTCACCGGGCACGGGGCGGAGCAAGGCGCGGTGTACGGGGCGGCTACGGCGAGCGAGGGCGGCGCGGCTCCGGGGACGCGGAGCACTCCCGCGACGCGGTGGGCCGCCGTGCCCGTCGGCGCCGTGGCACGGGCCGCCTACGAGGGTGCCTGCGCCGCTCTGGACGCGACCACCGGCCAGCTCGACGTACTCGCGCGGGCCGGCGTCGTGGACGCGGGCGGCTACGGCCTGGTCACCGTCCTCGGTGCCCTGGCCGAAACGCTGACCGGCGAACGCACCACGGCGCCGACCGGCCCGCTTCGGGCGGCCCTGGGCAGCCACGGCCTCGGTCCCGGCAGCTCCGACCCCGAACCTCACGAACCCCGCCGCCCCGCCGCCCCGCCCGCCCCCCTGACCCCGACCGAGCGGAGTGCCGACGTCGACGCTCCGTACGGTGCCGCCACTCCGGAGCGCGCGCCCGCCGGCGCAGGACCCTCGGGCCGGCCCACGGGATGCGACGGCGAGCCGATCACGGGCCCCGCCTACGAAGTGATCTACCTCCTGGAGGCCGACGACACCGCCGTGGCCCGGCTCCGTGGTCGCCTGGACGCGCTGGGCGACTCCCTCGTGATCGTGGGCGGCGACGGGCTGTGGAACGTGCACGTGCACGTCGACGACGCGGGGGCCGCCGTGGAGGCGGGCATCCAGGCGGGACGCCCGTATCGGCTCCGCATCACGCACTTCGGCGCCGCGGCCGAGCGCCGGTTGCACCGAGAGACCGCGCCCAGGGAACCCCAGCGAACTGACGGTGCACGGGGCACGGTGCACGGGGCACGGGGCGAGCGCGCCGCGCGCTCCGTGGTCCTGGTGGTCCCGGGCGACGGACTCGCCGCCCTGTGCGGCGAAGCGGGCGCGACCGTGGTCACCGCGCGCCCCGGGGAGCCGCCCGCCAGTGGCGAACTGGTCGACGCGATCCGGCGAGCGCACGCGCACGAGGTCGTCCTGCTGCCCAACGACGCCGAGCTGCGCCACACCGCCGCCGCGGCTGCCGCGCAGATGCGTACGGAGGGGGTCCGTGTCGCACTCATCCCGACCCGCTCCGTCGTCCAGGGCATCGCCGCGCTCGCCGTTCACGAAGGGGACCGCGGGTTCGACGAGGACGTGGTGGCGATGACCTCGGCCGCGGGCGCGACCCGTTACGCCGAACTGGCCGTGGCCGAACGCCAGTCGTGGACGATGGCCGGCGTGTGCCAGGCAGGCGACGTGTTGGGCCTGATCGACGGTGACGTGGTCGTCATCGGGGCCGACCTGTTGGCCACGGCGCGCACCGTGCTCGACCGCATGCTGGCGGCCGGCGGCGAGATGGTCACCCTGGTGCTGGGGGCCGGCGTGCCGAACAATCTCGCCGAGCGGCTGGAGGAACACGTACGGGAGCGACACCTGGCGGTGGACACGGTCAGCTACCGGGGCGAACAGCCATCGGCCCCGCTGCTCATCGGCATCGAATGA
- a CDS encoding D-alanine--D-alanine ligase family protein, whose amino-acid sequence MSSESTSPSPVPAAGPGTDGRKPRVAVVFGGRSSEHAISVVTAGAVLSAIDRTKYEVLPIGITAEGRWALTADAPERMAISDGTLPNVDQLSETPEGGVLLPLDPGSREVVYSEPGSVPKALGDVDVVFPVLHGPYGEDGTLQGLLELSGVPYVGAGVLASAVGMDKEYMKRVFDSFGLPIGPYEVIRAREWGLGPENDRGAVARKKIVDFAADNGLPIFVKPARAGSSMGISKVDDLADLDAAVEEARRHDPKIVVEALLRGREIECGVLEFEDGPRASVPAEIPPVTAHDFYDFEAKYIDSASGIVPAPLTAEETARVQEMAIAAFDATGSEGLARVDFFLLDSGELVINEINTMPGFTPISMYPRMWQESGVSYSELVDRLIQAALNRPTGLR is encoded by the coding sequence ATGAGCAGCGAGTCCACTTCCCCAAGCCCCGTGCCCGCCGCCGGCCCCGGAACCGACGGTCGCAAGCCGCGCGTCGCCGTCGTGTTCGGCGGGCGTAGCTCCGAGCACGCCATCTCCGTCGTCACCGCCGGCGCCGTGCTGTCGGCCATCGACCGTACGAAGTACGAGGTGCTGCCGATCGGCATCACCGCCGAGGGACGGTGGGCGCTCACCGCCGACGCGCCCGAGCGGATGGCCATCAGCGACGGCACGCTGCCCAACGTCGACCAGCTCTCGGAAACCCCGGAGGGCGGCGTGCTGTTGCCGCTCGACCCCGGCAGCCGCGAGGTGGTCTACAGCGAGCCCGGCTCCGTGCCCAAGGCGCTGGGCGACGTGGACGTGGTCTTCCCCGTGCTGCACGGCCCGTACGGCGAGGATGGCACGCTGCAGGGATTGCTGGAACTCTCCGGCGTGCCGTACGTGGGGGCCGGAGTGCTGGCCTCCGCCGTCGGCATGGACAAGGAGTACATGAAGCGCGTCTTCGACTCCTTCGGGCTGCCCATCGGGCCTTACGAGGTCATCCGGGCCCGCGAGTGGGGGCTCGGCCCGGAGAACGACCGGGGCGCGGTGGCGCGCAAGAAGATCGTGGACTTCGCCGCCGACAACGGCCTGCCGATCTTCGTGAAGCCGGCTCGCGCCGGCTCCTCCATGGGCATCAGCAAGGTGGACGACCTGGCGGACCTCGACGCGGCCGTCGAGGAGGCCAGGCGGCACGACCCGAAGATCGTGGTGGAGGCGCTGCTGCGCGGGCGCGAGATCGAGTGCGGCGTGCTGGAGTTCGAGGACGGCCCGCGGGCCAGCGTGCCGGCCGAGATCCCGCCGGTCACGGCTCACGACTTCTACGACTTCGAGGCGAAGTACATCGACTCGGCGTCCGGCATCGTGCCGGCGCCGCTCACCGCCGAGGAGACGGCGCGCGTTCAGGAGATGGCGATCGCCGCCTTCGACGCCACCGGCAGCGAGGGCCTGGCGCGGGTGGACTTCTTCCTCCTCGACAGCGGCGAGTTGGTGATCAACGAGATCAACACCATGCCCGGGTTCACGCCGATCTCCATGTACCCGCGCATGTGGCAGGAGAGCGGCGTCAGCTACTCCGAACTGGTGGATCGCCTCATCCAGGCCGCCCTCAACCGCCCGACGGGCCTGCGCTAG
- the cofC gene encoding 2-phospho-L-lactate guanylyltransferase, with amino-acid sequence MGWSLVVPLKPLSRAKSRLADAASDDLRPGLALAFAQDTVSAALACPGVRDVVVVTDDPLAAAELSTLGATSVRDAPGTGLNAALAHGAAVVRARRPDAAVAALNADLPALRSTELHRVLTAAADFPRAFLADAAGIGTTLLTAAPKWELNPAFGGASRVRHRATGAEDIPLFDVPSVRQDVDTGHDLRAALALGVGPYTTALLAANGTPPTASSAPPSGSPTPHG; translated from the coding sequence GTGGGCTGGAGCTTGGTAGTACCGCTGAAACCGCTGTCCCGCGCGAAGAGCCGGCTGGCCGACGCCGCGTCCGACGACCTACGACCTGGGCTCGCGCTCGCTTTCGCACAGGACACGGTGAGCGCGGCGCTGGCGTGTCCCGGAGTGCGAGATGTGGTGGTTGTCACGGACGACCCGCTCGCGGCGGCCGAATTGTCGACGCTGGGCGCAACGAGCGTGCGAGACGCGCCCGGCACCGGCCTGAACGCCGCACTGGCCCACGGCGCCGCCGTGGTACGCGCACGGCGCCCCGACGCGGCGGTCGCCGCGCTCAACGCCGATCTACCGGCCCTCCGATCCACGGAACTCCACCGAGTTCTGACCGCCGCCGCGGATTTCCCACGGGCTTTTCTCGCGGACGCCGCCGGGATCGGCACCACATTGTTGACCGCGGCCCCGAAATGGGAACTCAATCCGGCTTTCGGCGGCGCGTCCCGCGTTCGGCACCGCGCCACGGGAGCAGAGGACATTCCGCTGTTCGACGTACCGAGCGTGCGCCAGGACGTGGACACGGGGCACGACCTGCGGGCCGCGCTGGCCCTGGGAGTGGGCCCGTACACGACCGCTCTCCTCGCCGCCAACGGAACGCCGCCAACAGCGTCCAGCGCCCCGCCCTCCGGCTCCCCCACGCCCCACGGCTAA
- a CDS encoding HU family DNA-binding protein, producing MNKAQLVEAIADKLGGRQNAADAVDAVLDAIVRAVVGGDRVSVTGFGSFEKVDRPARYARNPQTGERVRVKKTSVPRFRAGQGFKDLVSGSKKLPKNDVAVKKAPKGSLSGGSSTRTTAKAAAKKATAKKASTAKKAATKKATPAKKTTATAKKAATAKKTTAKKTTTAKKATAVKATPAKKTTTTAKKTSAKKTAPAKKATATKAPARKTTARKTTAKKATARKK from the coding sequence GTGAACAAGGCGCAGCTCGTGGAAGCCATTGCCGACAAGCTCGGCGGCCGTCAGAACGCCGCGGACGCGGTGGATGCGGTACTGGACGCCATCGTCCGTGCGGTCGTGGGCGGTGACCGGGTTTCGGTCACCGGTTTCGGCTCGTTCGAGAAGGTTGACCGCCCCGCGCGGTACGCCCGCAACCCGCAGACCGGTGAGCGGGTCCGGGTCAAGAAGACCTCGGTGCCGCGCTTCCGCGCGGGTCAGGGCTTCAAGGACCTGGTGAGCGGCTCGAAGAAGCTCCCGAAGAACGACGTGGCCGTGAAGAAGGCCCCCAAGGGCAGCCTCTCGGGCGGTTCTTCCACGCGTACGACGGCGAAGGCCGCGGCGAAGAAGGCCACCGCCAAGAAGGCTTCGACGGCGAAGAAGGCCGCGACGAAGAAGGCGACGCCGGCGAAGAAGACGACGGCCACCGCCAAGAAGGCGGCGACGGCGAAGAAGACCACCGCCAAGAAGACCACGACGGCCAAGAAGGCCACCGCGGTCAAGGCGACGCCGGCGAAGAAGACGACGACCACCGCCAAGAAGACCAGCGCGAAGAAGACGGCGCCGGCGAAGAAGGCGACGGCCACGAAGGCCCCCGCGCGCAAGACCACGGCGCGTAAGACCACGGCCAAGAAGGCCACCGCGAGGAAGAAGTAG
- the thiD gene encoding bifunctional hydroxymethylpyrimidine kinase/phosphomethylpyrimidine kinase, translating to MTTDAPGAGPVPTAVPPRVLTVAGSDSGGGAGIQADLKAMLTLGTHGMSVLTAVTAQNSLGVQGAWELPLEAIRAQFRSVVDDIGVQAVKTGMLASPAIVETVASLLTDLNAPVIVDPVGVSKHGDALLAADALDAVRTKLLPVATVATPNLDEVAQLTGLRVATEADMPRAAAAVLEFGPRWALVKGGHLRGDAVDLLTDGTEEHWLRSPRHDNRHTHGTGCTLASAIAAHLAHGMPVPEAVAAAKEYVTGAIEAGFPLGAGIGPVDHAWRWR from the coding sequence ATGACCACTGACGCCCCGGGTGCTGGCCCCGTCCCCACCGCCGTACCGCCCCGTGTCCTGACCGTCGCCGGGTCCGACTCAGGCGGTGGAGCGGGCATTCAGGCCGATCTCAAGGCGATGCTGACTCTCGGCACGCACGGCATGAGCGTGCTCACCGCGGTCACGGCGCAGAACTCCCTGGGCGTGCAGGGGGCGTGGGAGCTTCCGCTGGAGGCGATCCGGGCCCAGTTCCGCTCCGTCGTCGACGACATCGGCGTCCAGGCCGTGAAGACGGGCATGCTCGCCTCACCCGCGATCGTGGAGACCGTCGCGAGCCTGCTCACGGACCTCAACGCGCCCGTCATCGTGGACCCGGTCGGCGTCTCCAAGCACGGTGACGCCCTCCTGGCCGCCGACGCGCTCGACGCCGTACGCACCAAACTGCTGCCGGTCGCGACGGTTGCCACGCCCAACCTGGACGAGGTCGCGCAACTCACCGGCCTACGCGTGGCCACGGAGGCCGACATGCCGCGCGCTGCGGCGGCCGTCCTGGAGTTCGGGCCCCGCTGGGCCCTGGTGAAGGGCGGCCACCTCCGAGGGGACGCGGTGGACCTGCTGACGGACGGGACGGAGGAACACTGGCTCCGCTCCCCGCGCCACGACAACCGCCACACCCACGGCACCGGCTGCACCCTCGCCAGCGCCATCGCCGCCCACCTGGCCCACGGCATGCCGGTGCCGGAGGCCGTCGCGGCGGCAAAGGAGTACGTCACGGGGGCGATCGAAGCCGGCTTCCCGCTGGGCGCCGGCATCGGCCCGGTCGACCACGCCTGGCGCTGGCGCTGA
- the rpmB gene encoding 50S ribosomal protein L28, which translates to MAANCDVCGKGPGFGNNISHSHRRTRRRWNPNIQTVRAVVGRTPKRLNVCTSCIKAGKVAR; encoded by the coding sequence GTGGCTGCCAACTGCGACGTCTGCGGCAAGGGGCCGGGCTTCGGCAACAACATTTCGCACTCGCACCGCCGCACTCGCCGTCGTTGGAACCCCAACATTCAGACGGTGCGCGCTGTGGTCGGTCGGACGCCGAAGCGGCTCAACGTCTGCACCTCGTGCATCAAGGCCGGCAAGGTCGCGCGCTGA
- a CDS encoding DUF3515 domain-containing protein codes for MSFAPRRWHRLPIAILLLTAVGCSDSDEPAAPAVPTPSARAVTYCKALHRELPTKVDGLDQRETEPASEFTAVWGEPAVQLRCGVQRPDVLTPGSEHYNPLADSVDVNGVGWLLEKRPDGYRFTTTLRKAYVEVTVPSKYAPEINPLTDLADAVKKTIPAGI; via the coding sequence GTGAGTTTTGCACCGCGCCGTTGGCACCGCCTGCCCATCGCCATCCTGCTCTTGACCGCCGTGGGCTGCTCTGACAGCGACGAACCCGCAGCTCCCGCGGTTCCCACCCCGTCGGCGCGGGCCGTCACGTACTGCAAGGCTCTCCACAGGGAACTGCCCACGAAGGTGGATGGACTCGACCAGCGCGAGACCGAGCCCGCGTCGGAGTTCACCGCCGTCTGGGGCGAGCCCGCCGTGCAACTGCGGTGCGGCGTACAGCGCCCCGATGTGCTCACGCCCGGCAGTGAACATTACAACCCCCTGGCCGACTCCGTGGACGTCAACGGAGTCGGCTGGTTGCTGGAGAAGCGGCCCGATGGCTACCGCTTCACCACCACCCTGCGCAAGGCGTACGTGGAGGTCACGGTTCCGTCGAAGTACGCCCCCGAGATCAACCCCCTCACCGATCTGGCGGACGCGGTCAAGAAGACCATCCCGGCCGGCATCTGA
- the leuD gene encoding 3-isopropylmalate dehydratase small subunit: MEAFTTHTGRAVPLRRSNVDTDQIIPAHWLKKVTRDGFEDGLFEAWRKNPDFVLNQPERAGATVLLAGPDFGTGSSREHAVWALQNYGFKTVISSRFADIFRGNSLKNGLLTVVLPQETVERLWELTEADPEAAVTVDLVTRQVRAGSVTAEFELDENARWRLLEGLDDISLTLRQEAEIAAYEALRPAFKPHTVQV, translated from the coding sequence ATGGAAGCATTCACCACGCACACCGGCCGCGCCGTTCCGTTGCGCCGCAGCAACGTCGACACCGACCAGATCATCCCCGCACACTGGCTGAAGAAGGTCACTCGTGACGGCTTCGAGGACGGCCTCTTCGAGGCGTGGCGCAAGAACCCGGACTTCGTGCTGAACCAGCCCGAGCGCGCGGGCGCCACCGTGCTCCTCGCCGGTCCGGACTTCGGCACCGGCTCTTCGCGCGAGCACGCGGTCTGGGCCTTGCAGAACTACGGCTTCAAGACGGTCATCTCCTCGCGGTTCGCCGACATCTTCCGGGGGAACTCGCTCAAGAACGGTCTGCTGACGGTGGTCTTGCCGCAGGAGACGGTGGAGCGGCTGTGGGAGCTGACCGAGGCGGACCCCGAAGCCGCGGTCACCGTGGACCTCGTGACGCGCCAGGTGCGAGCGGGGAGCGTAACGGCCGAATTTGAGCTTGACGAGAACGCTCGTTGGCGACTGCTTGAGGGGCTGGACGACATCAGCCTGACCCTGCGCCAAGAGGCGGAAATCGCTGCGTACGAGGCCCTCCGACCGGCCTTCAAACCCCATACAGTGCAGGTCTAA
- a CDS encoding lysophospholipid acyltransferase family protein: MPRQRIGFWYRLAAVLVKPPLVILFKRDWRGMENIPAHGGFITAINHNSYLDPLAYAHFQYNTGRVPRFLAKSALFKVPVIGRMFHGLQLIPVYRESTDAANAFRAAVSAIDKGECVAFYPEGTLTRDPDQWPMRAKTGAARVALLTKAPVIPVAQWGANAVLPPYAGTKRLRLFPRKTFKVVAGPPVDLSAYYGQEPTAEVLRAATDTIMAAVTELLADVRQEPVPAGRAEQPKGGAAEGLGSADRADHETDGTEREAGRTKHEADRTERDSGRTGHETEGNAT, from the coding sequence GTGCCCCGCCAGAGAATCGGCTTCTGGTACCGCCTGGCAGCGGTCCTCGTGAAACCGCCGCTCGTGATTCTGTTCAAACGGGACTGGCGTGGAATGGAGAACATTCCGGCCCACGGCGGATTCATCACGGCGATCAACCACAACTCGTATCTCGATCCGCTGGCGTACGCGCACTTCCAGTACAACACCGGGCGTGTGCCACGATTCCTCGCGAAGTCCGCCCTCTTCAAGGTGCCCGTTATCGGCCGGATGTTCCACGGGCTCCAGTTGATTCCGGTCTACCGGGAGTCAACGGACGCCGCCAACGCCTTCCGTGCGGCCGTCAGCGCGATCGACAAGGGCGAATGCGTCGCCTTCTACCCCGAGGGCACGCTCACCCGCGATCCGGATCAGTGGCCGATGCGGGCCAAGACCGGCGCCGCGCGCGTCGCGCTGCTCACCAAGGCGCCGGTCATTCCCGTCGCGCAATGGGGCGCCAATGCGGTGCTTCCCCCGTACGCGGGGACAAAGCGGCTGCGGCTGTTTCCCCGTAAGACCTTCAAGGTGGTGGCCGGGCCCCCGGTCGACCTGTCCGCGTACTACGGCCAGGAACCGACGGCCGAGGTGCTGCGCGCCGCCACCGATACGATCATGGCCGCTGTCACCGAACTCCTCGCCGACGTGCGCCAGGAACCGGTGCCGGCGGGGCGGGCCGAGCAGCCGAAGGGCGGCGCGGCCGAAGGTCTGGGCTCCGCCGACCGCGCGGACCACGAGACCGACGGTACGGAGCGCGAGGCCGGCCGCACCAAGCACGAGGCCGACCGGACGGAACGCGACAGTGGCCGGACGGGGCACGAGACTGAGGGGAACGCCACGTGA
- a CDS encoding Lrp/AsnC ligand binding domain-containing protein: MVQAYILIQTEVGKASTVADVIAKIPGVVQAEDVTGPYDVIVRAQAETVDELGHMVVAKVQQVDGITRTLTCPVVHL, encoded by the coding sequence GTGGTACAGGCGTACATCCTGATCCAAACTGAGGTCGGCAAAGCGTCGACCGTTGCCGACGTCATCGCCAAGATCCCAGGAGTCGTCCAGGCCGAGGACGTGACGGGTCCGTACGACGTGATCGTGCGTGCCCAAGCCGAGACGGTGGACGAGCTCGGCCACATGGTGGTCGCCAAGGTCCAGCAAGTGGACGGCATCACCCGCACCCTCACCTGCCCGGTCGTCCATCTGTAG
- a CDS encoding NAD(P)H-dependent glycerol-3-phosphate dehydrogenase, with the protein MTRCAVFGAGSWGTAFAMVLADAGCEVTLWARRPEVVEAINTGHGNPDYLPDAKLPETVRATTDPAVAARDARFAVLTVPSQTLRANLAAWAPLLPADAVLVNLMKGVELGTAKRMSEVIEEVAGVGPERVAVLTGPNLAKEIAARQPAAAVVACSDEAVAQRLQAACHTSYFRPYTNTDVVGCELGGAVKNVIALAVGIADGMGLGDNAKASLITRGLAETTRLGLAMGADAHTFAGLAGMGDLVATCSSPLSRNHTFGTNLGRGMTLAETIAVTKQTAEGVKSCESVLDLARRHRVDMPITETVVSIVHGGKPPLVALKELMSRSAKPERH; encoded by the coding sequence GTGACGCGTTGTGCCGTCTTCGGCGCCGGATCGTGGGGCACCGCCTTCGCGATGGTGCTGGCCGACGCCGGGTGTGAGGTGACGCTGTGGGCGCGCCGCCCGGAGGTGGTGGAAGCCATCAACACGGGGCACGGCAACCCGGACTACCTGCCGGACGCCAAGCTCCCCGAAACGGTGCGGGCCACCACGGACCCCGCGGTGGCGGCACGGGACGCGCGGTTCGCGGTGCTGACCGTGCCGTCGCAGACGCTGCGTGCCAACCTCGCCGCATGGGCCCCGTTGCTGCCGGCCGACGCCGTGCTGGTCAACCTGATGAAGGGCGTCGAACTCGGCACCGCCAAGCGGATGAGCGAGGTCATCGAGGAGGTGGCGGGGGTCGGCCCGGAGCGGGTCGCGGTGCTCACGGGGCCCAACCTCGCCAAGGAGATCGCCGCCCGACAGCCGGCCGCCGCCGTGGTCGCGTGCAGCGACGAGGCCGTGGCCCAGCGGCTGCAGGCGGCCTGCCACACGTCGTACTTCCGCCCGTACACCAACACCGACGTCGTCGGCTGCGAACTGGGCGGAGCGGTGAAGAACGTCATCGCCCTCGCGGTGGGCATCGCCGACGGCATGGGCCTCGGGGACAACGCCAAGGCGTCGTTGATCACGCGCGGGCTGGCCGAGACCACCCGGCTCGGGCTGGCGATGGGCGCCGACGCGCACACGTTCGCGGGGCTCGCGGGCATGGGTGACCTCGTCGCCACCTGCTCGTCCCCGCTCTCCCGCAATCACACCTTCGGCACCAACCTCGGGCGGGGCATGACCCTGGCCGAGACGATCGCGGTGACGAAGCAGACGGCGGAGGGCGTCAAGTCCTGCGAGTCCGTCCTCGACCTGGCGCGACGCCACCGGGTGGACATGCCGATCACGGAGACGGTGGTGAGCATCGTGCACGGCGGGAAGCCGCCTCTCGTGGCGCTCAAGGAACTGATGTCGCGGTCCGCCAAGCCGGAGCGCCACTGA